The Pseudoalteromonas translucida KMM 520 genome has a window encoding:
- the lysC gene encoding lysine-sensitive aspartokinase 3, with amino-acid sequence MTTQSVPHVVLGSKSNYTVAKFGGTSVANFAAMDHSSKIVVADKSVRIVALSASAGVTNHLVELCKNNLSEDERQAHINGVLAIQQAILAELSLDTDLAQGFAQTLAAFEKLASQTLQTKALHDELLSFGERLSTYLFTQVLRLKGLNAIRFDVRQVLKTDSQFGKATPNVAATAQAASALLIPLLDDQVIVTQGFIGSDEHGQTTTLGRGGSDYSAALLAEAIHAKSVHIWTDVVGIFSTDPRLCVKATPIARLSFDEAAEMATFGAKVLHPATILPASRSHINVFVGSSREPERGGTWIEREKSQLPGIRAVTQRKNQILLTLKSPEMLLASGFLARVFTILSEFNISVDLVTTSEISVAITLDNAPNASRPELDQGCLDKLAEFCHVSVENNLTLVALIGSEIQLRQHEMNLMQVLSDFNIRLICHGASKHNLCFLVEQGESDNVVQAIHSRLLESDCAA; translated from the coding sequence ATGACAACCCAATCAGTGCCACATGTAGTATTAGGCAGCAAATCAAATTATACCGTTGCTAAATTTGGCGGCACCAGCGTAGCTAACTTTGCGGCTATGGACCACAGTAGTAAAATTGTAGTAGCAGATAAAAGCGTGCGTATTGTTGCACTAAGCGCCAGCGCAGGAGTCACTAATCATTTAGTTGAGCTATGTAAAAACAACCTTAGTGAAGATGAGCGCCAAGCACATATTAACGGCGTGCTGGCGATTCAGCAGGCTATTTTAGCCGAGTTGAGTTTAGATACCGACTTAGCGCAGGGCTTTGCCCAAACGTTAGCGGCATTTGAAAAACTAGCCAGCCAAACACTACAAACTAAAGCGCTACATGACGAGCTATTAAGTTTTGGCGAGCGGTTATCAACTTATTTATTTACCCAAGTGCTGCGTTTAAAAGGTTTAAATGCAATACGCTTTGACGTGCGCCAAGTGCTTAAAACCGACAGTCAATTTGGCAAAGCAACTCCTAATGTTGCAGCTACTGCACAAGCAGCAAGCGCATTACTTATTCCGCTGTTAGACGATCAAGTAATTGTTACACAGGGCTTTATTGGCAGCGACGAACACGGCCAAACGACCACTTTAGGGCGCGGCGGATCAGACTACAGTGCTGCATTACTGGCCGAGGCTATTCATGCTAAAAGTGTACATATTTGGACTGACGTAGTGGGTATTTTTAGTACCGACCCGCGTTTATGTGTAAAAGCCACGCCTATTGCACGCCTCAGCTTTGACGAAGCCGCCGAAATGGCTACCTTTGGTGCAAAAGTATTGCATCCGGCAACTATTTTACCCGCCAGTCGCAGCCATATTAATGTGTTTGTAGGGTCGAGCCGTGAGCCAGAGCGCGGTGGTACTTGGATTGAACGTGAAAAGTCGCAACTGCCAGGAATTCGCGCAGTAACACAACGTAAAAATCAAATATTACTTACCCTTAAAAGCCCCGAAATGCTATTAGCTAGTGGCTTTTTAGCCCGAGTATTTACCATTTTAAGTGAGTTTAATATTTCGGTAGATTTAGTGACTACTTCTGAAATTAGCGTAGCAATAACGCTTGATAACGCGCCTAATGCATCGCGTCCAGAGCTTGATCAGGGTTGCTTAGATAAACTTGCTGAGTTTTGTCATGTATCGGTAGAAAACAACTTAACCTTAGTGGCGCTTATTGGCTCAGAAATACAGTTGCGCCAGCACGAAATGAACTTAATGCAGGTATTAAGTGACTTTAATATAAGGCTAATTTGCCACGGTGCAAGTAAGCATAACTTGTGCTTTTTGGTCGAGCAAGGCGAATCCGATAACGTAGTGCAAGCTATTCATAGCCGACTACTTGAAAGCGATTGCGCGGCCTAA
- a CDS encoding sodium-dependent transporter: MTQVRDGFQSRLGFVLAAAGAAVGLGNIWGFPTQAANHGGGAFLLVYFIVIFLLALPALYTELYLGYYAQANPVKALRQAWQNKAPKVGAAAGYIGLGGAIVMLSFYSIVAGWMLSYAIEPVTTFLGFSGASEFLHSDSALRNFVFTPLMLILTASIILKGVKSGIETWSRRLMPVLLVLLIGLIIYIATLDGASDGFAAYLIPDFSQILDPNLIIAAMGQAFFSLSLGVGCMMIYGSYLKPGANLPKLTASVALLDTSVAFLAGLLIVPAIYVAQHNGVEVFSNGKLIGEGQLIFAILPALFSTMGDIGLLVGLLFFVLMSIASVTSTISTTEIPVAFLVENHGVDRTKATWLVSGVVLVFASLIILNFDWLFGLVIMVFTQYQLPLMGLFYFVTVGWLWQRGNKLHQATSGAHYWFAQYIRFVCPILMTLVFANVAFSS, from the coding sequence ATGACACAAGTGCGTGATGGTTTTCAAAGTCGACTTGGTTTTGTATTGGCCGCCGCTGGCGCAGCGGTAGGTTTAGGTAATATATGGGGTTTTCCTACGCAGGCTGCTAACCATGGTGGTGGTGCTTTTTTGCTGGTTTACTTTATTGTTATATTTTTACTTGCTTTGCCGGCTTTATATACCGAGCTGTATTTAGGGTATTACGCCCAAGCTAATCCGGTAAAAGCACTTAGGCAAGCATGGCAAAATAAAGCCCCTAAAGTAGGCGCGGCTGCAGGTTATATTGGCCTTGGCGGCGCTATTGTAATGCTTAGCTTTTATTCAATAGTGGCGGGGTGGATGCTGTCGTATGCTATTGAACCAGTAACTACATTTTTAGGGTTTAGCGGCGCTAGCGAATTTTTACACAGCGACTCTGCGCTGCGTAATTTTGTGTTTACCCCGCTTATGCTTATTTTAACCGCGAGTATTATTTTAAAAGGGGTTAAATCGGGTATTGAAACCTGGTCACGGCGTTTAATGCCGGTGCTGCTAGTATTGCTAATTGGTTTAATTATTTATATTGCAACGCTTGATGGTGCAAGTGATGGCTTTGCAGCGTATTTAATACCTGACTTTAGCCAAATACTCGACCCTAACTTAATTATTGCAGCTATGGGGCAAGCCTTTTTCTCCTTATCGCTAGGTGTGGGCTGCATGATGATTTACGGCTCGTATTTAAAACCCGGTGCTAACTTACCAAAACTGACTGCCAGCGTAGCACTACTCGATACCAGTGTGGCCTTTTTAGCTGGTTTACTTATTGTGCCTGCTATTTACGTGGCGCAGCACAACGGCGTAGAAGTATTTAGTAACGGTAAATTAATTGGCGAAGGGCAGCTTATTTTTGCCATTTTACCCGCGTTATTTAGCACCATGGGCGATATTGGCTTATTGGTTGGGTTATTGTTTTTTGTATTAATGTCGATAGCCTCGGTTACTTCTACTATATCAACCACCGAAATACCGGTGGCATTTTTAGTCGAAAACCACGGCGTTGATCGCACTAAAGCTACGTGGCTAGTTAGTGGCGTAGTGTTAGTGTTTGCCAGTTTAATAATACTTAATTTTGATTGGTTATTTGGCTTGGTTATTATGGTATTTACCCAGTATCAATTACCGTTAATGGGGTTATTTTACTTTGTTACTGTGGGCTGGTTATGGCAGCGTGGTAACAAACTACATCAAGCAACTAGCGGCGCGCATTACTGGTTTGCTCAGTACATACGTTTTGTTTGCCCAATATTAATGACCTTGGTATTTGCCAATGTGGCGTTTAGTAGTTAA
- the nhaD gene encoding sodium:proton antiporter NhaD: protein MVSSIILTLIAIAFLLIVIEDIIHVNKAKTTLFFGTLCWIISFIFPINGQSPDTIQSLLNHNILEIASLWLFLMAAMTFVAYLNSKGFIENIVNRIMPKRISERKLMFLVGVFAFLFSSISDNVTATLISLAVVLSLKLEAKKLIRYATLIIFAVNSGGVSLITGDVTTLMIFLDGKVTISNLLLLIGPAFVSVMLLAALLSIGLNGQLDFTKTKQKRIEKTDITIAVIFLSTVIATLTLSVLYSVPPLLTFLFGLSMMFLVAQFLMRKKDINKDMIDFIREIEYDTLLFFVGVLLLVGALKEVGMLSNFSDLYTIMAPEYANYLMGILSAGVDNVPLTAALLKADIVMTQQHWLSFTYATGVGGSMLIIGSAAGIIAMSKVKELTFMSYLRLSFYLLICYTVGYTGSYLMAGFV from the coding sequence ATGGTTTCCTCTATTATCCTGACTTTAATAGCGATTGCATTTTTGCTGATTGTTATTGAGGATATAATCCACGTAAACAAAGCTAAAACGACACTTTTTTTTGGTACGCTCTGCTGGATTATCTCTTTTATCTTCCCTATTAATGGGCAAAGCCCTGATACGATTCAATCACTCCTTAATCATAATATTTTAGAAATTGCCTCCTTATGGTTGTTTTTAATGGCGGCAATGACCTTTGTTGCCTATTTAAACTCAAAAGGGTTTATCGAAAATATTGTTAACCGGATTATGCCAAAACGAATTAGCGAACGTAAGTTAATGTTTTTGGTTGGTGTTTTTGCATTTTTATTCTCTTCTATTTCCGATAACGTAACTGCTACGCTTATATCTTTAGCGGTGGTTTTATCATTAAAACTTGAAGCCAAAAAGCTAATTAGATACGCCACGCTGATAATTTTTGCGGTTAACTCTGGTGGTGTGTCGTTAATTACCGGTGATGTAACCACGTTAATGATATTTTTAGATGGCAAAGTAACTATTAGCAATTTGTTATTGTTAATTGGGCCAGCATTTGTAAGTGTGATGCTGTTAGCTGCACTGTTATCAATAGGCTTAAATGGCCAGCTCGACTTTACTAAAACCAAGCAAAAACGCATTGAAAAAACCGATATTACAATTGCAGTTATCTTCTTATCTACGGTTATTGCTACCTTAACACTGAGTGTTTTATACAGTGTACCGCCATTGCTTACCTTTTTGTTTGGTTTGTCTATGATGTTTTTAGTGGCGCAATTTTTAATGCGCAAAAAAGACATAAACAAAGACATGATAGATTTTATTCGTGAAATAGAATACGACACCTTGTTGTTTTTTGTAGGTGTATTATTACTGGTAGGGGCGTTAAAAGAAGTTGGTATGTTAAGCAACTTTAGCGACCTGTACACAATAATGGCACCTGAATACGCAAACTATTTAATGGGTATATTGTCGGCAGGCGTTGATAACGTACCACTTACTGCCGCGTTATTAAAAGCAGATATAGTAATGACACAGCAGCATTGGCTGTCGTTTACTTATGCCACAGGCGTAGGGGGCTCTATGTTAATTATAGGCTCAGCGGCGGGTATTATTGCCATGAGCAAAGTTAAAGAACTGACCTTTATGAGCTATTTACGTTTGTCGTTTTATTTATTAATTTGTTACACCGTAGGCTATACAGGCTCGTATTTAATGGCAGGTTTTGTTTAA
- a CDS encoding 4'-phosphopantetheinyl transferase family protein — protein MSSLYFKNTLQINQPFSNNKSPILLFDAKTLDISQFNLPDYLSPFELQIINRRKSTSAKQEYLATRLLLKYLVITSHPNMAGIKPCNISSEFNLQTSKLALHINNSHTVINTCISHSNGFVGAALNPTKAQFGFDIEKISTKRPFEKLAKHFYHTDEIALITKPTNAEDQAKHFFRIWTLKEALAKATSRPIAKLLSPNVFTELTCTQLNASSSVVGEFDISVVSEKSTDWQCSLINLAILGRAIAFK, from the coding sequence ATGAGTTCACTTTACTTTAAAAACACCCTGCAAATTAATCAGCCTTTTAGTAACAATAAAAGCCCTATTTTATTGTTTGACGCTAAAACGCTCGATATAAGCCAATTTAATTTGCCTGATTATTTAAGCCCTTTTGAGCTGCAAATAATAAACCGCCGTAAAAGCACATCGGCCAAGCAAGAGTATTTAGCCACGCGATTATTACTTAAGTATTTAGTTATAACCTCGCACCCTAATATGGCGGGCATTAAGCCATGTAATATAAGCTCAGAGTTTAACCTACAAACAAGTAAATTAGCGCTACACATTAATAACAGCCATACCGTTATTAATACCTGTATATCGCATTCTAATGGTTTTGTTGGCGCTGCACTTAACCCTACAAAAGCCCAGTTTGGTTTCGATATTGAAAAAATAAGCACAAAGCGCCCTTTTGAAAAACTCGCAAAGCATTTTTATCATACCGATGAAATTGCGCTGATCACCAAGCCCACCAATGCAGAGGATCAAGCTAAACACTTTTTTAGAATTTGGACCTTAAAAGAAGCGCTCGCTAAAGCCACTAGCCGCCCTATTGCCAAGTTACTAAGCCCTAATGTGTTTACAGAGTTAACTTGCACACAGCTTAATGCCAGTAGTTCTGTGGTAGGTGAATTTGATATAAGTGTAGTGAGCGAAAAAAGCACTGACTGGCAGTGCTCTCTTATTAATTTAGCTATATTAGGCCGCGCAATCGCTTTCAAGTAG
- a CDS encoding NAD(P)-dependent oxidoreductase, translating to MSMKVAFIGLGVMGYPMAGHLAKAGHSVCVYNRTQAKAQKWANEFSGNFAATPREAVNGADIVFMCVGNDDDLRSVVYGENGVLAGIKAGSILVDHTTTSATVAREVAAKAALLKVDFIDAPVSGGQAGAENGVLTVMAGGSETVFAKVQPVMTAFSRFSQLLGGVGSGQLCKMVNQICIAGAVQGLAEGLHFAKQAGLDGEKVIETISKGAAGSWQMENRYKTMWAGEYDFGFAVDWMRKDLGIALDEAKNNGATLAMTATVDGYYADVQALGGGRYDTSSLLARIEAQHKK from the coding sequence ATGTCAATGAAAGTAGCATTTATAGGTTTAGGCGTAATGGGTTACCCAATGGCGGGGCATTTAGCAAAAGCAGGGCACAGTGTGTGCGTTTATAACCGTACTCAAGCTAAAGCTCAAAAGTGGGCTAACGAATTTAGCGGCAACTTTGCAGCCACTCCACGCGAAGCTGTAAACGGTGCCGACATTGTATTTATGTGTGTGGGTAACGACGACGATTTACGCTCGGTAGTATATGGCGAAAACGGGGTATTAGCCGGTATTAAAGCAGGCAGTATTTTGGTCGATCATACTACTACTTCAGCTACAGTGGCGCGCGAAGTGGCAGCAAAAGCGGCGTTATTAAAAGTCGACTTTATTGACGCGCCAGTATCGGGTGGTCAAGCTGGCGCCGAAAATGGCGTGCTTACAGTAATGGCTGGTGGCAGCGAAACTGTATTTGCTAAAGTGCAGCCTGTTATGACGGCATTTAGTCGTTTCAGCCAATTGTTAGGTGGCGTAGGCTCGGGGCAATTATGTAAAATGGTTAATCAAATTTGTATTGCGGGTGCAGTACAGGGCTTAGCCGAAGGCTTACATTTTGCAAAGCAAGCAGGGCTTGATGGTGAAAAAGTAATAGAAACTATTTCTAAAGGCGCTGCCGGTTCGTGGCAAATGGAAAACCGTTACAAAACCATGTGGGCAGGGGAATACGACTTTGGTTTTGCAGTTGATTGGATGCGTAAAGACTTAGGCATAGCGCTAGATGAGGCGAAAAATAACGGTGCAACGCTAGCAATGACAGCCACAGTAGATGGGTATTACGCCGATGTGCAAGCATTAGGCGGTGGCCGCTACGATACATCAAGCTTACTTGCACGCATTGAAGCACAGCATAAAAAATAA
- a CDS encoding DUF4136 domain-containing protein: MKNIFIVAALAFLTACTQTADWDYDKSANFANYKTFAWVENADLTKDTNNYQINALMEKRVRSAISSELNQKMGMSLTDPAQADVLVNYHASVDKELDVSSFNIGYGARWSSWGLGYQNDISAREYEVGTLVIDIIERESNQLVWRGAEDGRLKKNQSPEQRELSVRKTVAKILSNFPPQK, encoded by the coding sequence ATGAAAAATATTTTTATTGTAGCCGCACTTGCGTTTTTAACTGCTTGTACGCAAACCGCAGATTGGGATTACGACAAATCAGCAAACTTTGCTAACTATAAAACGTTTGCGTGGGTAGAAAATGCAGATTTAACAAAAGACACCAATAACTATCAAATTAATGCGTTAATGGAAAAACGTGTACGCAGCGCAATAAGCAGTGAGCTTAATCAGAAAATGGGTATGAGCTTAACCGATCCTGCTCAAGCAGACGTGCTGGTAAACTACCATGCGTCGGTAGATAAAGAGCTAGACGTAAGTTCTTTTAACATTGGCTACGGCGCTCGTTGGAGCTCGTGGGGTTTAGGGTATCAAAACGATATATCTGCTCGTGAATACGAAGTAGGCACTTTAGTTATTGATATTATTGAGCGTGAATCAAACCAGTTAGTATGGCGCGGCGCTGAAGATGGTCGATTAAAGAAAAACCAATCTCCTGAGCAACGTGAACTGTCGGTTAGAAAAACAGTTGCTAAAATTTTAAGTAACTTCCCGCCACAAAAGTAG
- the sbcB gene encoding exodeoxyribonuclease I — translation MSEPTYHETQPTIYWHDYETWGASPQKDKPSQFAGVRTDLDLNIIGEPLIEYCKPQADYLPHPEACLITGITPQVAMKKGLVEAEFIAKIHAQFSMPNTCVAGYNSIRFDDEVSRYSFYRNFYDPYEREYKNNNSRWDIIDLVRACYALRPEGIEWPLKEDGSPSFKLEHLTVANGIEHAAAHDALSDVTATIALAKLIKDKQPKLYNFFFSLRGKKALAELVDVFNMTPLVHTSSRIPATQGCTSWVAPMSFHPVNKNAVICFDLIQSPQVLIDLSVEQLRKRLYTKRIDLAEDELPVGLKLVHLNKCPILAPAKTLLPENAARLGIDREQCLKNLAVLKGNSELRDKVTEVFNEQGDYSATTNVDYLLYDGFTSHADKAKFAIIRDAKPEDLADLKLDFEDKKFNTLLFRYRARNWPQTLNQQELDQWRQYCQNKLMHGEDQPSINAQDFMITLENLAHEHDDSEKNLTILKALYNYAQSM, via the coding sequence ATGAGCGAACCAACATACCACGAAACACAACCTACAATATACTGGCACGACTACGAGACCTGGGGGGCTAGTCCGCAAAAGGATAAGCCGAGCCAGTTTGCGGGTGTTCGTACCGATCTTGATTTAAATATTATTGGTGAGCCGCTTATTGAATACTGTAAACCGCAGGCGGATTACTTACCGCACCCTGAGGCGTGTTTAATTACCGGCATTACGCCACAAGTGGCGATGAAAAAAGGCTTGGTTGAGGCTGAATTTATAGCAAAAATTCATGCACAATTTAGTATGCCAAATACCTGTGTAGCTGGTTATAACAGTATTCGGTTTGATGACGAAGTAAGCCGTTATAGCTTTTACCGTAACTTTTACGACCCGTACGAGCGTGAATATAAAAACAACAATAGCCGCTGGGACATTATTGATTTAGTACGTGCTTGTTATGCACTGCGCCCAGAGGGCATTGAATGGCCGTTAAAAGAAGACGGTAGTCCAAGCTTTAAGTTAGAGCATTTAACCGTTGCCAACGGTATTGAACACGCTGCGGCGCACGATGCACTAAGCGATGTAACCGCTACTATTGCACTGGCTAAACTAATAAAAGACAAGCAGCCAAAGCTGTATAACTTCTTTTTTAGTTTACGCGGTAAAAAAGCCTTAGCTGAGTTGGTTGATGTATTTAACATGACCCCGCTTGTGCATACCAGCTCACGCATTCCAGCAACCCAAGGCTGCACTAGCTGGGTTGCACCTATGAGCTTTCATCCGGTAAATAAAAATGCCGTAATTTGTTTTGATTTAATTCAAAGCCCACAAGTACTTATTGATTTAAGTGTTGAGCAATTACGTAAACGTTTATATACCAAGCGTATTGATTTAGCTGAAGACGAGTTACCAGTAGGATTAAAACTAGTGCATTTAAACAAGTGCCCTATTTTAGCACCTGCTAAAACGTTATTACCTGAAAATGCAGCGCGTTTAGGCATTGACCGCGAGCAATGTTTAAAAAACCTGGCGGTGTTAAAAGGCAATAGCGAGCTGCGCGATAAAGTAACTGAGGTGTTTAACGAGCAAGGCGATTACAGCGCAACAACTAACGTTGACTATTTACTTTACGATGGGTTTACTAGCCATGCTGACAAAGCTAAATTTGCGATTATTCGCGATGCAAAACCCGAAGACTTAGCCGATTTAAAACTCGATTTTGAAGATAAAAAGTTTAATACTTTATTGTTTAGATACCGCGCTCGTAACTGGCCGCAAACGCTTAACCAGCAAGAACTGGATCAATGGCGTCAGTATTGTCAAAACAAGTTAATGCACGGGGAAGATCAACCCTCAATTAACGCTCAAGACTTTATGATCACGCTTGAAAATTTAGCCCATGAGCATGACGACAGTGAAAAAAACCTAACCATTTTAAAAGCCTTATATAACTACGCACAAAGCATGTAG
- a CDS encoding condensin complex protein MksE, translated as MTQINLNELTHLQAINKKLVAGYHICEQDNLMWQELDQNIDAYSALFSALGNELKHDSRGFYYFSSDESTPNMGKISRAIALTIYILIEHYANTGKDPMRALFDEVNDLELMQTLVQINKHLFDQLEIFSGSDLRKDVYLRMVRLGLAREVEAGFMLQAPIHRYIDALMEVNEETYLTEDEQ; from the coding sequence ATGACACAAATAAACTTAAACGAGCTTACCCACTTACAAGCAATTAATAAAAAATTAGTGGCGGGTTATCATATTTGCGAACAAGACAACCTAATGTGGCAAGAGCTGGATCAAAACATAGACGCTTACAGCGCGCTATTTAGCGCCCTAGGTAACGAGCTAAAACACGACAGCCGTGGCTTTTATTACTTTAGCAGCGACGAAAGCACACCCAATATGGGCAAAATATCCCGTGCTATTGCCCTCACTATTTATATTTTAATTGAGCACTACGCCAACACCGGCAAAGACCCAATGCGCGCCTTGTTCGACGAAGTAAACGATTTAGAGTTAATGCAAACCTTAGTGCAAATTAACAAACACTTGTTTGATCAACTAGAGATATTTTCGGGCTCCGATCTGCGCAAAGACGTGTACCTGCGCATGGTGCGCTTAGGTTTGGCACGCGAAGTAGAAGCAGGCTTTATGCTACAAGCCCCTATTCATCGCTATATAGATGCCTTAATGGAAGTAAACGAAGAAACCTACCTAACAGAGGACGAGCAATGA
- a CDS encoding glutathione peroxidase: MDSIYQFNAECCNKALFSFKQLKGKTLLIVNIASECHFSAQLTALEKLYQHYKNSGFTILAFPCNQFGQNEPLDNLAINSFYQAQFNTTFEIFAKVMVNGPEAHPLFNYLKQHTRGISQGRVIKWNFTKFLINSQGQLVSRYAPRTKPETLKQAIENQLLLTAK, from the coding sequence ATGGATAGTATTTATCAATTTAACGCAGAGTGTTGTAACAAGGCGCTTTTTTCTTTTAAGCAGTTAAAAGGCAAAACGCTACTTATTGTAAATATTGCCAGTGAATGTCATTTTTCGGCGCAGTTAACCGCTTTAGAAAAGCTGTATCAGCACTATAAAAACAGTGGATTTACCATTTTAGCGTTTCCGTGCAATCAATTTGGCCAAAATGAGCCGCTTGATAATTTAGCCATTAACAGCTTTTATCAAGCGCAATTTAATACCACATTTGAAATATTTGCCAAAGTAATGGTAAACGGCCCAGAAGCTCACCCCTTGTTTAATTACTTAAAGCAGCACACCAGAGGTATTTCGCAAGGGCGAGTAATAAAGTGGAACTTCACTAAATTTTTAATTAATTCGCAAGGCCAACTTGTTTCCCGTTATGCACCGCGCACCAAGCCAGAAACGTTAAAGCAGGCAATTGAAAATCAGTTATTGCTAACAGCTAAATAA
- a CDS encoding peptide-methionine (S)-S-oxide reductase: protein MSTVQTNDNSHLESIYFAGGCLWGVQEFIKYLPGVVTTEAGRANGTNNNTQGEYDGYAECVKVTFDITAVTLNKLIEYFFEIIDPYSVNKQGNDVGLKYRSAIYSKQQCHLTIANDYINQRADADKIVVQVQLLTNYVPSDAEHQDRLTNFPDDYCHIPPELLHKYKSK from the coding sequence ATGAGCACAGTACAAACAAACGACAATTCGCATCTAGAAAGCATTTACTTTGCCGGAGGCTGCCTTTGGGGGGTACAAGAGTTTATTAAGTACTTACCCGGCGTTGTTACCACTGAGGCAGGGCGAGCTAATGGCACAAATAATAATACACAAGGTGAATACGACGGTTATGCCGAATGCGTGAAAGTAACCTTTGATATAACAGCCGTGACACTCAATAAACTGATTGAATACTTTTTTGAGATTATTGACCCTTACAGTGTTAATAAGCAGGGTAACGATGTTGGATTAAAATACCGTAGTGCTATTTATAGTAAACAGCAATGTCACTTAACAATTGCAAACGACTATATAAACCAACGCGCTGATGCAGATAAAATAGTGGTACAAGTTCAGCTGCTAACCAATTATGTTCCAAGCGATGCAGAGCACCAAGACCGGCTAACTAACTTCCCTGATGACTATTGCCATATACCACCTGAGTTATTACATAAATATAAATCGAAATAA